DNA from bacterium:
CGGGAAATCGACCTTGGCGCGTCTGATCCTGAGATTGATCGATCCCGATGCGGGAGAGGTGTTCTTCGAAGGAGAAGACGTGCGCGCCATGAGTCGCCCGGAGTTGCGCACTCTGCGTCGCCGCATGCAAGTCGTGTTTCAGGACCCTTTTGCCTCGCTGAATCCCCGGATGACCGTGGGGGAAGCGATTGGCGAGGGATTGATGATCCACAACCTGGCCAATCGCGTGGAACGTCGCGAACGCGTGAACGAGTTGCTGACGACCGTGGGCTTGCGCGAGAACCATGCGAACCGCTATCCCCACGAGTTCAGCGGCGGACAACGTCAACGCATCGGTATCGCACGCGCGTTGGCACTCAAACCCAAACTCATCGTCGCCGATGAGCCGGTATCCTCGCTCGACGTTTCCATTCAGGCACAGATCCTGAATCTCCTGCTCGAACTCCAGGAACGATTCGGCATCACCTACCTGTTCATCTCGCACGATCTTCGTGTGGTCCAGCACCTGAGTGATCGCGTAGCCGTCATGTACCTGGGGCGCATCGTCGAGTTGGCGCCTTCGGAAGGCCTGTACGAATCACCGCAGCATCCCTACACGGAAGCTCTCTTGTCGGCGGTGCCGATGGCTGATCCGTCGATGCGACGCGAACGCATTATTTTGTCCGGTGACGTGCCGAGTCCAATCTCGCCGCCGCCCGGTTGTCCTTTTCACCCGCGCTGTCCGAAGGCGGTCGAGCGCTGCACGAGCGAAGTTCCGAAGCTACAAGAAGTGGCTCCAGGACGGCTCTCGGCCTGTCTATTGGCCCCATTCTGAGGAGCAATTCTATGCGTATTGAGTACAAGTTCGGTCTTGATGATGTCGAGGTTCCTTGCTTTTCCGTCGAGAGTTCAGAGGGACCGCAGAAGCTCTTCACGCTGGCAACGTTGGTTCTCAACGTGCTGTACGACAAACCGCGCGTGGACGTGATCTTCCACAGTCCCAATCG
Protein-coding regions in this window:
- a CDS encoding dipeptide ABC transporter ATP-binding protein codes for the protein MTEPQLRVRGLSKSFPVGGSVFGRRLLLRAVDCVDLDVAAGETIGLVGESGCGKSTLARLILRLIDPDAGEVFFEGEDVRAMSRPELRTLRRRMQVVFQDPFASLNPRMTVGEAIGEGLMIHNLANRVERRERVNELLTTVGLRENHANRYPHEFSGGQRQRIGIARALALKPKLIVADEPVSSLDVSIQAQILNLLLELQERFGITYLFISHDLRVVQHLSDRVAVMYLGRIVELAPSEGLYESPQHPYTEALLSAVPMADPSMRRERIILSGDVPSPISPPPGCPFHPRCPKAVERCTSEVPKLQEVAPGRLSACLLAPF